agggtcatgggatcaagccctgcatcaggctctgagctgagcatggagcctacttgggattctgtctctctctccctctgcccctttaccccgttcacactctctctatataaaaataaaaataaaaaaataaatactgttaatgAGGTGGCTAAGAAATCCAACTTTGGTATCTGAAACATTGCCTTCTCAGATTGTGCCCATGGTATGCTATAATTAAATGCAAATACATcttatttttagtattatattttaattcttacaCTTCTTACCtgtctagattaattttttttaaatgacataacaAATACTGACAAAGCTACTTACTAGAGAACTAGGAAAATTGGAATTAAAAGGTCTATTTAATGTTAAGAAATTCATTTCAGTCCCCTTTTAATGCATTATCTCAATTAGAAATCCAACTAATATTgatttttagatatatatttttttaatttatttttttaatttccctctcttaatgtttatttatttttgacagagagagagcatgagtgaggtggaggaggggcagagagagggagatgggatccaaagtgggctctgtgctgacagcaaaaagcccattgtggggcttaaactgaggaactgcaagattatgacctgagtcgaagtcagacactgaaccaactgaaccacccgggcgctcctaattttattttttttaagtaaactctatacccaacttgggtcttgaactcacaaccctgagatcaagagtcctatgctctaTCTCCTGAGTCAGCTGGACGCCCctaaagatttctttaatttaaagACTCATCATTTCTATGTATGAAGTTAGTTTTATGATTCTAAAGTATTCATCTAAAATAGTTATTAACTTACTTATAAACATAGAAAAAGTCCAGGTTCCTCTCTACCCTTAATATCTTTAGCCAAAagacaaattatttcttttcatatgaataagttttaaattaatacatttttatttttaatttttagacatCTGTGGAGTTTAAGAACATGGAGTTCATCAGAGTATATCACTGAAGAATATGATggctgaaaacaatttaaaaatgctaaagatTCAACAGTGTGTAGTAGCCAACAAACTACCTAGAAACAGGCCATATATTTGCAATATTTGCTTCAAGCACTTTGAAACGCCATCAAAATTAGCTAGGCATTATCTCATTCATACTGGTCAAAAGCCATTTGAATGTGATGTGTGTCATAAAACTTTTAGACAACTGGTTCATCTGGAGAGACATCAACTAACTCATAATCTGCCTTTTAAATGTAGCATTTGTCAACGccactttaaaaatctgaagacGTTTGTGAAGCACCAACAACTTCACAATGAAACCTACCAGAATGACGTTAAACAGGTCAGAAGATTGCTGGAGGCCAAGCAAGAAAAGCCGGTATATGGGATGTATCATACTTTTACCACAGAGGAAAGATGGGCATTACACCCGTGCTCTAAATCTGATCCTGCATACAGccctacaaagaaaagaaagaatattcatgCATGTACGATCTGCGGCAAGATGTTTCCATCACAATCAAAACTTGATAGGCATGCACTTATTCATACTGGTCAGAGGCCTTTTAAGTGTGTCCTGTGCAGTAAGTCTTTCCGACAGtcaactcatttaaaaattcatcaacTCACGCATTCAGAAGAAAGACCTTTTCAATGTTGTTTTTGTCAAAAAGGATTTAAGATTCAAAGCAAACTTCTGAAGCATAAACAAATCCATACCAGGAATAAGACCTTTCAGACTCTTTCATTAAAGGTGAAGAGTCCAGAATCATGCCCGCTGCCTAATAAATTAAATGCAAAGCAGGATAGTTTGGAAAATGGTGATTTAGGTGAATCTGAGGAGAATAATCCACTTGATGTCCACTCTATTTATATCGTCCCTTTTCAGTGTCCAGAGTGTGAAGAGTGTTTTGAATCAGAGCAGATTCTCAATGGACATAAGTGTTTTCCTGCCAGAGGTGGcaaaatgccaagcaggctcaaAAGAAGCCACAACTATAAAACCGTTGTTAAAAAAATCTTGGCTAAACTTAAACGTGCTGGGGGTAAGAAATTAGATAATCTTCGATCtgagaaaaaagtatttaaaaacaatttcttggAAAATTGTGATCTTATTTCTGGTGAGCAGAGCCCTGAACAAACCCAGAGAACATTTATGGGTCCTCTTGGCAAGCATGGAACATACAAGACAgttggcaataaaaagaagaaaacattgacTTTGCCATTTTCTTGGCAAAAACACTTCCAGAACCAAAATGTGGGTAAAAACTTGAAAGGTATCCTTACGACAGAAAACATGTTAACTATAGATAATTCAGCGAATAATAAAGACGTATCTATCTACGGTTCATCAGGTGAGGAATTCTTTAATAACTGTGAAGTGCTTCAGTGTGGTTTTTCAGTTCCAAGTGAAAACCTACATACTGGACATAAGATGTGTCCTTGTGACAAATGTGAGAAAGTGTTCCCTTCTATATCCAAACTACAAAGACACTATTTAATTCATACTGGACAGAGGCCTTTTGGCTGTAATGTTTGTGGGAAATCTTTTAGACAGTCAGctcatttaaaaagacacaaattaactCATATTGATAAGATTCCTTATAGACGATCTCTTTgccaagtagaatttgaaaatttgaaccAACTTCTCATTCATCCAGGTGATAATGTTAACTATAATGCTTCCCAACAATGTCAGACTCCCGGTTTCCAAAAATATGAGGCCTCAGAGTCAGatcaaatatcagaaataaaagttaagGCAGAATCGGAGGATTTCATTCTTAGTCCCCCCTATAGGAACAGGCAGCCCTATCTCTCCAGTGTACTTTTGCAGTCAGAGCAGAGCCATCACGGTCACTGTTGTGGTTATTCAGGGCGGGCGGAGAGGAATGATGGCCTTCTCTACCAATGCAGCGTTTGTTCCAAGAGTTTTAGATCTCCATCTAAACTGGAAAGACACTATCTAATTCACGCAGGGCAGAAGCCATTTGAATGCTCAGTCTGTGGCAAAACATTCAGACAGGCTCCTCATTGGAAGAGACATCAACTTACTCACTTTAAGGAGTGACTAACCACAAGAGAAAGTGGTTCTCAAATTCAGTTACGTAACTGACAGAACCAGTAACACATTCGTAGTCTCTGATAATCTTGGTCTTAAAGCctgtatcattttaaatgtatttttaccaAAAGGCCTTCACTAGGTTGGGTGATTTCATAGGCAGTTGCTTGTTCTGCATAGTAGGAAGCAAGATACAGTATGTAGAAAATTAATAGGATGTTTTAGGAACAGCCAAATTAAATTTAGGGGGAAGAACATGGTTTGATGCCACacagtaagcatttattttattttaatatatactttgGCTGTACTGAAAATATAAATCCAAGATGTGGTACAATAactcagttcattcatttttttttttttaaaggacttatTCCTTAAGGCATGCCATCTCCTTAAGACTGAGAGGTAAAAATTGGTTTTTAGCTGCAGCAAATAGCCCCActacattttacttgttttatatttcacaCGAAAGCATAATTTTGTCCACCTGTGGCTCAAATTCCATtgcaaaatttttttctcttgtaagtaaaaaatacaaaagcagtaaaaGTGAAGATGGATGAGAAAATCACAGTATTATTTTCATTGGTCTTTTGCAAGCTATTCTTAGGATTCTGGTAGCTTCACCTCCTTTTCCACAAGTGATTAGAATTGGTTTTTTGCCCAGCTTGCTGTTTTTCCCAAATTTAAAAGTAGGAGAGAAGTTAGTATGCACCTGTATACATTTACCATGTTTACTTATCAGGAATATTGTCCAAGTGCCATAATCTCTTTGATGTTCTGTATGCAGTGTTATCTTTTCAGAGGAATAAATGCAATTCATCTATTTACTTGGTGATTGACAGCAGTAGCTGTAGACTTAAGACTCCCCTTTAGATCTGCATCTCCCTAAGACTTTGATTTACTTtagtaaaactttgttttaatgcCTCATGCATTGGGTGGTTATATGACTTAAGTAAATCTGTTAAGTTTGATCAAATGGCAAGGACTAGGTCTAGttctagtttattttctttttgattttttttaatgtttatttatttttgagagagagtgagagcatgagtgggggaggggcagagagagagatggagacacagaatctgaagcaggctccaggctctgagctgtcagcacagagcccaatgctagACTCAAaactatgaaccgtgagatcatgacctgagccaaagtcagaggcttaaccaactaagccacccagatgtcccaggtCTAGTTCTAGTTTTTAAGTCTATGTTTCTTGCAAGAGTCTAATGCTAAAGAACATTATTTTGATAATTCATAAATTGTTTTGATAAGTAAGGTAATTATTCCCATATAGGAATAAAGTGCTTGCAGAATTGAGGGTATCCTTTTTCTAAACAGCACTGTCATTATTTGGGAAATATTGAATCTTAAGCTATAAAAGACTTACACAACCACAAATTGTCCTtcatatttgccattttttagTAAAATCTTTAAGAATGAGATTTCttagtaattaaagaaaataaccatTAGCTTTCTAAAAGAACAGGTGGGTATTTGTCCTATCACAAATATAGTGGCAAGCCCTCTATTGAGAATGGATAAAATGAACATTCTTTGCTTTGTAAGCTCTGTGTCATACTCTAAAAATTGTCTTTGTgtagcaggagagaggaggggacattGGTATCTTCTTTTCCAAACGCATTTTGAGAACCTTGGGTTTAATACACAGACATAAAACAACAGTACAGAGAATGCTCAGTGATGTATAAATGTGCAGGAGAATcatgttttaaagaataatttatctTCGATTTCCTTCAGATATGTTCCTCCAGTGCAGGCAACATGATGGTTTACAGAATTTGCTGTACACAAAACTTTTCAAGAACATACCTATTGCATAAAAACAAGGAATAACTAGTTCCTGTTTTCCAAGAATATAGGTTCAAGGGGTTTTCGTCTGAAGTTatgtattttgggattttccaaaactatttatgtaattttatttgaagTAAATGTCTCATTTAGTCCTTTCCCAACCCAAACAGGGAGAGTTCTAATAGTGTTGTGCTTGTATGATTATTAGACTTTCTTTACTTAAGTGATAACTACTATACTTTTTTTTGGCCCATGCCTTTTTAAGCTGTTTCATATTGAAAGTTGGAATATTGTACAAATTTTGTCAAAGATGTACTGTAGTGCTATTTGAAGTACCTGTAACAAAATACTTATTTACCTTTATCATTGCAAGCTTCTTGTGGAAACTTTATAGGAATGAAAGTAAACTGTATACATCCATAAGAAGATTAAACATTAGATGTTACATGATTTGCTGCATGCTAGAACTGTTGGTATTGTTGAATCAATCActttggttttctgaaaaaataaactttataaatatctttaaggagatttattaaaatttttttgtttcgGTGATTCCAGGCTATAGCATGATTACTTCCTGAAGTAGTTTGATTGGCTGAGTTAGTGGAattattgtttcttgttttgtactGCAGTAGGGCCAACAATTTTAggacaaaatgtgtgtgtgttgaaggaaAGTAGATGGTGATTAAGAGTCTTGGAGAAttcaaatttcagaatattttaaaaataaactttcaaattatacagtttggacttttttttttttctttaaaaagggaaaatcacATAATACTGGCATAAGGTACCAATTGCCAAACACTTTCCTGGGCCCACTCCAATCCACCTTCTACACTGAATTTCCTAACATGGATAtttaatcatttccatttttacctattttttaaagtttatttatttattttgagagagagggggagagagagaaccccaagcaggctccacgctaacagcatggggcttgaaccccggaaccgtgagatcgtgacctgagccaaaaggagTGTGGGACGCtcatttgactgagccacccaggtgccccaacttattttttacttttcctttttattacatttctttgatagcttcttttttttttttaatgtttatttattttagagagattgagcaggggaggggcagagagagaaggagacacagaatctgaagcaggctccagactcagctgtctacacagagtccgatgcggggctcaaactaatgaaccgcgagatcatgacctgagctgaagtcggacgcttaaccgactgagccagccaggagcccctgataCCTTCTTATCACCTACAAAAGGATATGTTAACTCCATTTCATGTCACGTGATCTACCTGCTTAACCATTTatcctctgcccttcctttccaGATTTGtactaaagaaatacagaattagTTCCTCCcatgtatattcttgtctccatCTGGTTTacctactattattttaaattagatatAGACTTTCACACTCTACTCAAAGATTAAATTTAGTTGAGCCggattttatttggttttccatAATTATGGGGAAAACTAAAGTTTAAAACTGGCTTgcagaaaactttttttgaaatgatgaactggtttattattattattttttatttttaagtaatctctatcccaacatggggcttgaactcacaaccctgacatcaagagtcacgtgttctactggctgagtcagccaggcaccctgaaaatatttcaatttacaTGTTACAGAAGACAACCTATTAGAACTACAGTTTTAAGACATAGCAACAATTTTGAAGTCTAGGTAACTTATGAGAATTTTTTGttagaaataacattttcaaggACTACTGtttgttttagtaatctctacactgaacacaggagctcaaactcaaagctctgaaatcaagaatccatgctccacctactgagccagccaagcgccccaagGTGTGTTTGATGGTACAGAATATCTGCTCTTTACAATCAGGGAAAGAACATTTAATTCCTGTCTTGTCGAGCTTTCTGTTGCTGGTTAGAAGAGCTTAAGTTTCAGGGCTAACTGCTGGAGTTCTGTTAGCATTAGGAGGGggaaagaactgaaaagaaaaatgacgCCATGGTATTATTAAACGAATATGGAACACATAATATTTTGCATATACATTGGCAAGTTTCTACTCATGCTTTGAGTTTGAACTTAAATGTTACAACTTCCTTCGGAAGCTTTTCTGATTTGCCTTAAACACTCCATCCCCTATGCTCGCACTGCTTTTCGTTCATAACTCTCTTGTCACTGTTGATCAGTGGTTTTTAAACTTCAGTGTGCACTGAAATCATGTAAAGGGTTTGTTAAAAGCACAGATTACTAAACCGcaccctcagagtttctgatgtCTGGTGTTGGGCCCAGGAATTTGCACTTATGCAGGTTAGCTGTTATTGCTATATTGAGACTACTAccctttgagaatcactgaacAAAACTACATGCTTCTGGAAAGCAAGGGAAtgcatctttttatgttttctattttacatatacaatataaaacAGTATGGATATGGATAATGGTCAAATTTGAAGTTGTGTTTGGAAAGAAGGGAGGATAGGCAATCAAAAATTTCCACTGCGCTTAGAGTAAAAAGAGATAGCCCTTAAGACAAACAACGTCAGTCTTATCTGTTCTCAGGTTactgttatatttttttcctttatgttgcAAATGCATTTTACACTTACTTCCTCCATTGCCTCTTCAGTCACTAACCTCTTAGCCCCTTATCTGGGCGACAGGGATGGATTGCAAAAGTCATGAGGAAACTTTGAGGGGCGTTGAATATGCGTATtatcttgattttggtgatgGTTTCACGGACGTATGACTGAAAACGGATCAAATTTTACACCCTAAATCTGTGCATGCAGTACATTGTATGTCAACTTATATACCTCCATGAATCTgttaaaaacagttaaaactGAGCCCTGCATAccaggctggtttttttttttcttttttttttttttagggtggaGAGAACCCCCTCGTCAAgtctcccccctcctctgcaACTAACTCTACCAAGAAAAACCCTCACAACACCACCTACCTGAGATTTATCACTGAGACCCGGTCCAGACTGCTGGGTGTGTTCTCTCAGATGTCCGCTAGGGGGAGCATGCGGAGGAGGCCGAAGCCCCTGCTTTCTCTAGCTCAGACCCAACGCCTACACGAACTTCCGTCCCTGTTCAGTTCCGCTTCCGGGGAAATGTACGGGCTGTTGTACGCGTTTCTTGTGGGACTGTGAAGGCTGAGGACCTATCGGCTGGCTGGCCCTTGCTTCGGGGAATTAGGCAGCCGTGGCTGCCTGTTAGGGGAAGTGTATCGGGTTCACCGTTCCTCCTACGGACCTTTCCTTACCACTGGAGCGTAGTAAGAGTGCTGCCATGGCGGCCCCTGCTCAGCCCAAGAAAATCGTGGCTCCTACTGTGTCCCAGATCAACGCGGAGTTCGTAACGCAGGTGCGCTTGGGCGACTCTGGTGTGTATGAAGGGAGGAGATGTCGAGGCCCCAAGGCCTGGGGGGTGGGATTTTCCTTGGGACTGGGAGCACCCAGGAGGCATTCGTTCGTCGCTTCATTCACTCGTTTCTTCGCAGAAGAAACAGCACCCTAGCCTATTTGAGACTGGCAAAGTTTCGTAGCAGAGATAATGGCTAAGAGAGGGCGGAATAGGGTTTTTCTTAGCCGTTTGAGTGGAGTGATGAGAGTCTGACAAGACACCTGCTCCAAGTAGATGCATCTGTGACGAGAGCAATCGTTTTATCCGAGAGCGTGCATTTACAACCTGTTTACTGTGTTGCATTGTGAACCGCGGTTGGCTGTAATTAGGGAAACAGCCCTGTGGCCCTCAGCAGCATAACTAATCTTTACATTTTACATGTTTCTATTCTAAGTATCTTTTAAATCTGTCTGCTTCTCTGTAGACTAAGTCACGTCGCCCTTGTTTTCTCTCTGGACTTAGGCATCCAAatcttttgtctttcctcttgTTCTCCTCCAGCCCATTCTTCATATTGCTCATATTGCTGGCAGTGATTTTACgcaaatgcaaatctgatcatatCACTTACCTTCTTAAAATCGTTAAAGAGTTATAATTTTCCTTAGGGTAATGACTAGGATCCCTCAAAGTATTGGCCTGTGCTTacatccatttttctctctctttctaactcTGCTTCAGCCACACTGAACTGCCTGTATTTGAATTTGCCATGCTTTTACCTCCTGGTCTTTCAGCATTGTTCCTTCTGCTCAGAATCCTCATCTTCTCCCACCTTCCTTTATATGGTTAATTCATTGTCATCCATCTACGTTACTTTGGAGTAGCTTTCCTGACAACTTTAACTAGATTAGATCTCCCTTTTCCCATTTACCTGCATTTTGTGGTTAAAGCCGTTTATTAGTTTCTTCATCTTAAGAAGTTTGCATTTTACAGAGATGAGTCAGACAAAGGTGCAGTATAGTTTCAAACAGTAATAAGTGCTGTCAGGAAAATGAAACGGCGTTGTGacagtgatgggggtggggtgtatGAAAGGCAGTCAGGAAAGTCCTAgctgaggtgacatttgagctaagaCCTAACTGCAAAGTAGGAGCCAGTTTTGGGAAGAACAGGAAAACAGTCCAGGGAATAGCAAGTGCAAATGCCCTGTGGTGTGAATATCCAGAAGGCAAGGATAGCAAACataagagacaggagagaggggcacctgggtggctcagttagttaagtgtccccctcttggtttctgctcaggtcatggtctccccgtttagtgggttcaagccccacttcaggctctgtgctgacagtgcagggtctgcttgggattctctttctcctctctcttcccctctccgattcatgctgtctctgtctctctcaaaataaaaaaataaactttaaattttttttttaaaaagtaagagaatgGTATGAAATGAGAGTATGTAGGGATCAGATCATATACACTTGGAGGCTGAGATAAGTTTGGATTTCATTCTCAATACagtagtttggggtttttttaattaattttttttaatgtttatttatttttgagaggagagagcgGCTATGCTAAGTGGGAATTGGGAAGAGTTTCTATTTTGCATGAGGCTGGAGAGTGTTGGGGAGGGCAGTATATTCCTGGAGGTGGTAGTGTTGGAGAGGTCACAGGTTACACCCTAAGGGAAAAGCTGTATCATATATTTACAGTAAGCAGTTTGGATCAGAAGATAAGATTTACATATTTGTTTGGAAGACCCTGAATCATAAAAACAGAGCAGATTCAGTTCTCTTGATGGTATGAGGTAAAGAAAAGATGGCTAGATGTCATAGGCAGTGGAATAAGGAAATGAGACTAGCATAGAATAACTGAGGGTGAAGTATTTTCTCTCAGGTTGGAGGGTGATTGATAGTTTAGTAAGGTATCACATAAGTGGGCGTTATTTTACTGGTTTGGAGAGACTTGGTCAAGACCAGTGTCCTCACTGCTTGAAAGGCCCTTTGAGTGTGTTTACTGTGATAAGTGCTTAGCTATAGAAGCAAAGAAGACATGGGTCCCATCTCATAAGTGTTCCAGTTAAGTGGGCAGGAAAGCTAGATAAGCAATCaaataataatacagaaacaCAAGACTATTCAGTAGAGTTCAGAAGTAATTATCACCATCAGGTAGGGTTGAGGAAAGCTTCACAGAAGAGGTAaccatttcagattttattttatttgttcattcatccatgcaCACATGCCTACATGCATACATCAGTCCATCAGCTATTATTTGAGTTCCTCCAATACACTAGACCCTGTGCAGATTCacttttttatgaatatattgaGTCTTTGTGCTTGctagagttttcatttttgaagagaTTGTAGttgagtttcttttaaaaattttttttttaacgtttatttatttttgagacagagagagacagagcatgaacgggggagggtcagagagagggagacacagaatctgaaacaggctccaggctctgagctgtcagcacacagcccgacgcggggctcgaactcacggaccgtgagatcgtgacctgagctgaagctggatgcttaaccgactgagccacccaggcgcccctgtagttgagtttctttaaaaaacatatattaataaaaccacttttttcttgaatataataTTATGCAATCCAACTAAATGTCTGGAAATATTGAATGTATGTGTTTAGAATTCACAATTTCCAAGTGAAACCAAATCTGCTAAAGTATACCAGCTCTTTTATTCTCTGTAATAATCCGCTTATAGATAACTTTTTAGGTTTTGTTACATGTGTCCACTAATCACTTGAAGGTTATTGTTTTATACATATAACTGAAGATTTTGAATCTGTTTTTCTAATACTGGCTCAACTCTTAACTAATTGTAATCTTGGGTAGCTCACTTAATCTGTAGGTTCTAGGGTGTTCTTTCTAGGAGGTTCCTGGGTTTTCTTACCTCTAGCTGAAGATATTTGACTGTGGTTATTAATTGGGTCCTACCATTTCTTTAGCGGTGATtagaaaa
The sequence above is a segment of the Panthera leo isolate Ple1 chromosome B3, P.leo_Ple1_pat1.1, whole genome shotgun sequence genome. Coding sequences within it:
- the ZNF770 gene encoding zinc finger protein 770 isoform X1 produces the protein MMAENNLKMLKIQQCVVANKLPRNRPYICNICFKHFETPSKLARHYLIHTGQKPFECDVCHKTFRQLVHLERHQLTHNLPFKCSICQRHFKNLKTFVKHQQLHNETYQNDVKQVRRLLEAKQEKPVYGMYHTFTTEERWALHPCSKSDPAYSPTKKRKNIHACTICGKMFPSQSKLDRHALIHTGQRPFKCVLCSKSFRQSTHLKIHQLTHSEERPFQCCFCQKGFKIQSKLLKHKQIHTRNKTFQTLSLKVKSPESCPLPNKLNAKQDSLENGDLGESEENNPLDVHSIYIVPFQCPECEECFESEQILNGHKCFPARGGKMPSRLKRSHNYKTVVKKILAKLKRAGGKKLDNLRSEKKVFKNNFLENCDLISGEQSPEQTQRTFMGPLGKHGTYKTVGNKKKKTLTLPFSWQKHFQNQNVGKNLKGILTTENMLTIDNSANNKDVSIYGSSGEEFFNNCEVLQCGFSVPSENLHTGHKMCPCDKCEKVFPSISKLQRHYLIHTGQRPFGCNVCGKSFRQSAHLKRHKLTHIDKIPYRRSLCQVEFENLNQLLIHPGDNVNYNASQQCQTPGFQKYEASESDQISEIKVKAESEDFILSPPYRNRQPYLSSVLLQSEQSHHGHCCGYSGRAERNDGLLYQCSVCSKSFRSPSKLERHYLIHAGQKPFECSVCGKTFRQAPHWKRHQLTHFKE
- the ZNF770 gene encoding zinc finger protein 770 isoform X3; amino-acid sequence: MMAENNLKMLKIQQCVVANKLPRNRPYICNICFKHFETPSKLARHYLIHTGQKPFECDVCHKTFRQLVHLERHQLTHNLPFKCSICQRHFKNLKTFVKHQQLHNETYQNDVKQVRRLLEAKQEKPVYGMYHTFTTEERWALHPCSKSDPAYSPTKKRKNIHACTICGKMFPSQSKLDRHALIHTGQRPFKCVLCSKSFRQSTHLKIHQLTHSEERPFQCCFCQKGFKIQSKLLKHKQIHTRNKTFQTLSLKVKSPESCPLPNKLNAKQDSLENGDLGESEENNPLDVHSIYIVPFQCPECEECFESEQILNGHKCFPARGGKMPSRLKRSHNYKTVVKKILAKLKRAGGKKLDNLRSEKKVFKNNFLENCDLISGEQSPEQTQRTFMGPLGKHGTYKTVGNKKKKTLTLPFSWQKHFQNQNVGKNLKGILTTENMLTIDNSANNKDVSIYGSSGWREPPRQVSPLLCN
- the ZNF770 gene encoding zinc finger protein 770 isoform X2 — encoded protein: MMAENNLKMLKIQQCVVANKLPRNRPYICNICFKHFETPSKLARHYLIHTGQKPFECDVCHKTFRQLVHLERHQLTHNLPFKCSICQRHFKNLKTFVKHQQLHNETYQNDVKQVRRLLEAKQEKPVYGMYHTFTTEERWALHPCSKSDPAYSPTKKRKNIHACTICGKMFPSQSKLDRHALIHTGQRPFKCVLCSKSFRQSTHLKIHQLTHSEERPFQCCFCQKGFKIQSKLLKHKQIHTRNKTFQTLSLKVKSPESCPLPNKLNAKQDSLENGDLGESEENNPLDVHSIYIVPFQCPECEECFESEQILNGHKCFPARGGKMPSRLKRSHNYKTVVKKILAKLKRAGGKKLDNLRSEKKVFKNNFLENCDLISGEQSPEQTQRTFMGPLGKHGTYKTVGNKKKKTLTLPFSWQKHFQNQNVGKNLKGILTTENMLTIDNSANNKDVSIYGSSDMFLQCRQHDGLQNLLYTKLFKNIPIA